The proteins below are encoded in one region of Streptomyces sp. NBC_00490:
- a CDS encoding propionyl-CoA synthetase, producing the protein MGTYEDVFRASTEDPESFWLRAAEGIDWDVAPRRALDSSGAPFYRWFPDGRLNVCFNALDRHVEAGRGEQPALVYDSPVTGTRRTYTYAQLTDEVAAFAGALAQLGVGHGDRVVIYMPMVPEAVVAMLACARIGAVHSVVFGGFAPRELALRIDDAAPKVVVSASCGIEGKRVIAYKPLLDRAIELAAHKPEKSVILQRPQEPAELGLDDLDWNELAAAAPPTDCVAVAATDPLYILYTSGTTGKPKGVVRDCGGYAVALHWSMKAVYDVGPGETMFTGSDVGWVVGHSYIVYAPLLAGATTVLYEGKPVGTPDAGQFWRVAAEYGVKTMFTAPTAFRAIRREDPKGVLSTGYDLSGLRYLFLAGERLDPETYHWAGALLGVPVIDHWWQTETGWPIVANPVGIEAAPLKPGSPTRPLPGWDVRILDASGEPVPAGVDGAIVVRLPLPPGALPTLWNDDDRYVASYLSAYDGYYLTGDSGHIDDDGYVFVMGRTDDVINVAGHRLSTGSMEEALAAHPDVAECAVIGVADTLKGQVPRGFVVLKAGSTREPSEVQAELVQLVRERIGAVASLKEVAVVAALPKTRSGKILRKTMRGIADGHDEPIPSTVDDPSVIEDLRPVLRRADRTP; encoded by the coding sequence ATGGGAACGTACGAGGATGTCTTCCGCGCCAGCACCGAAGACCCGGAGAGCTTCTGGCTGAGGGCGGCGGAGGGCATCGACTGGGATGTCGCTCCGCGCCGCGCCCTGGACTCCTCGGGCGCGCCGTTCTACCGCTGGTTTCCCGACGGGCGGCTCAACGTCTGTTTCAACGCGCTCGACCGGCATGTGGAAGCCGGCCGCGGCGAACAACCCGCCCTCGTCTACGACTCCCCCGTGACCGGCACGCGTCGCACGTACACCTACGCGCAGCTGACGGACGAGGTGGCGGCGTTCGCCGGAGCGCTCGCGCAGCTCGGCGTGGGACACGGCGACCGCGTGGTGATCTACATGCCGATGGTCCCCGAGGCCGTCGTCGCGATGCTGGCCTGCGCGCGTATCGGCGCGGTCCACTCGGTCGTCTTCGGCGGCTTCGCGCCGCGCGAACTCGCCCTGCGCATCGACGACGCGGCCCCCAAGGTGGTCGTCTCCGCCTCCTGCGGCATCGAGGGCAAGCGCGTCATCGCGTACAAGCCCCTGCTCGACCGGGCGATCGAACTCGCCGCCCACAAGCCGGAGAAGAGCGTGATCCTGCAACGCCCGCAGGAACCGGCCGAGTTGGGGCTCGACGATCTCGACTGGAACGAGCTGGCCGCCGCCGCGCCGCCGACCGACTGCGTTGCCGTGGCCGCGACCGATCCGCTCTACATCCTCTACACGTCAGGAACCACCGGGAAGCCCAAGGGAGTCGTGCGTGACTGCGGCGGCTACGCGGTCGCCCTGCACTGGTCGATGAAGGCCGTCTACGACGTGGGACCGGGCGAGACGATGTTCACCGGCTCCGACGTCGGCTGGGTCGTCGGGCACTCGTACATCGTCTACGCGCCTCTGCTGGCCGGCGCGACGACGGTCCTGTACGAGGGCAAGCCGGTCGGCACCCCGGACGCGGGCCAGTTCTGGCGGGTCGCCGCCGAGTACGGCGTGAAGACCATGTTCACGGCCCCTACCGCTTTCCGGGCCATCCGCAGGGAGGACCCGAAGGGCGTTCTCAGTACCGGGTACGACCTCTCCGGCCTGCGTTATCTGTTCCTCGCCGGCGAGCGTCTCGACCCGGAGACCTACCACTGGGCGGGCGCGCTCCTCGGCGTCCCGGTCATCGACCACTGGTGGCAGACCGAGACCGGCTGGCCCATCGTCGCCAACCCCGTGGGCATCGAGGCGGCCCCTCTCAAACCCGGCTCTCCCACGCGCCCGCTGCCCGGCTGGGACGTCCGTATCCTCGACGCCTCGGGCGAGCCGGTGCCCGCGGGCGTCGACGGGGCGATCGTCGTGAGGCTCCCCCTGCCACCCGGCGCGCTCCCCACCCTCTGGAACGACGACGACCGCTACGTCGCCTCCTATCTCTCCGCCTACGACGGCTACTACCTCACCGGCGACAGCGGTCACATCGACGACGACGGCTATGTCTTCGTCATGGGACGCACCGACGACGTCATCAACGTCGCCGGTCACCGTCTGTCCACCGGCAGCATGGAAGAGGCCCTGGCCGCCCATCCCGACGTCGCCGAATGTGCCGTCATCGGCGTCGCCGACACCCTGAAGGGACAGGTGCCGCGCGGTTTCGTCGTGCTCAAAGCCGGCAGCACACGCGAGCCGAGCGAGGTGCAGGCCGAACTCGTCCAGCTCGTACGCGAGCGCATCGGCGCCGTCGCCTCCCTCAAGGAGGTCGCGGTCGTGGCCGCCCTGCCCAAGACCCGCTCGGGAAAGATCCTGCGCAAGACGATGCGGGGCATCGCCGACGGCCACGACGAACCCATCCCCTCCACGGTGGACGACCCCTCCGTCATCGAGGACCTGCGCCCCGTTCTCCGTCGCGCCGACCGCACCCCCTGA